A stretch of Kazachstania africana CBS 2517 chromosome 7, complete genome DNA encodes these proteins:
- the MRP49 gene encoding mitochondrial 54S ribosomal protein mL61 (similar to Saccharomyces cerevisiae MRP49 (YKL167C); ancestral locus Anc_1.181), whose translation MSKILRQINFLNKISYVTKKPQIFINTEKYNAIRLTFQVLNHGGHMGARQFWRKYLPTLQFYNPNFRIDLVRIKNEEKKNEVPCVMEIIGKDNSVVETIDMKDRQYDSIMDELLEKLDHNVVPEDKLVKVGEGH comes from the coding sequence ATGTCTAAGATACTTCGACAgataaatttcttgaataagATATCTTATGTCACGAAGAAACCCCAgatttttatcaatacTGAGAAGTATAATGCCATCAGATTGACCTTCCAAGTCCTAAATCATGGTGGTCACATGGGTGCTCGACAGTTCTGGAGGAAGTATCTACCTACTTTGCAATTTTACAACCCCAATTTCAGGATAGATTTAGtcagaatcaaaaatgaagagaagaagaacgaAGTTCCCTGTGTCATGGAAATCATCGGCAAGGATAACAGTGTGGTTGAAACTATTGATATGAAAGACAGACAGTACGATTCCATCATGGACGAGTTACTCGAGAAGTTGGATCACAACGTTGTTCCGGAAGA
- the TPK3 gene encoding cAMP-dependent protein kinase catalytic subunit TPK3 (similar to Saccharomyces cerevisiae TPK1 (YJL164C) and TPK3 (YKL166C); ancestral locus Anc_1.182) produces the protein MYTDPQRNNEVRRLSLPVKAIALEEAENMETEQNTVEEPAMVEQTDVPIDSAQILHTLQHAKQKRTDMIPQEYPALEGRKTSGKYGLKDFQVMRTLGTGSFGRVHLVRSVHNGRFYALKVLKKNIIVKLKQVEHTNDERRMLSLVSHPFVIRMWGTFQDAQQVFMVMDYIEGGELFSLLRKSRRFPNPVAKFYAAEICLALEYLHSMSIIYRDLKPENILLDKNGHVKLIDFGFAKYVPDVTYTLCGTPDYIAPEVVNTKPYNKSVDWWSFGILIYEMLAGYTPFYDSNTIKTYENILNAPLKFPSYFNADVQDILVKLINRDLSSRLGNLQGGSEDVKNHPWFSEVVWDKLLARYIETPYEPPIHQGQGDTSQFERYPEEEINYGIQGEDPYYELLQDF, from the coding sequence ATGTACACTGATCCCCAGAGAAACAATGAAGTTAGAAGGCTCAGTCTTCCTGTGAAGGCGATTGCGTTGGAGGAGGCTGAGAATATGGAGACGGAGCAGAATACTGTAGAGGAGCCTGCCATGGTAGAACAGACAGACGTGCCTATAGATTCAGCACAGATACTACACACTTTACAACATGCAAAACAAAAAAGGACGGATATGATACCGCAGGAGTATCCAGCTTTAGAAGGACGAAAAACATCTGGGAAGTATGGATTGAAAGATTTCCAGGTCATGAGAACCCTAGGGACTGGGTCCTTTGGTAGGGTGCACCTTGTTAGGTCTGTTCACAACGGGAGATTTTATGCattgaaagttttaaagaaaaatataatagtCAAGTTGAAACAAGTGGAACATACAAACGACGAACGTAGAATGTTGTCCTTAGTTTCCCATCCATTTGTGATAAGAATGTGGGGAACATTCCAGGATGCACAGCAAGTTTTCATGGTAATGGACTATATAGAGGGTGGTGAactcttttcattattgcGTAAATCGAGACGATTCCCAAATCCAGTGGCAAAATTTTATGCTGCTGAAATCTGCCTAGCATTGGAATATTTACATAGCATGAGCATCATTTACAGAGATTTAAAAcctgaaaatattttattggaCAAAAATGGTCACGttaaattgattgatttcgGCTTTGCTAAATATGTTCCTGATGTCACTTATACCCTCTGTGGTACTCCTGATTACATTGCTCCCGAAGTGGTAAATACTAAACCATACAATAAATCGGTGGATTGGTGGAGTTTTGGTATCCTAATTTATGAAATGTTAGCAGGCTATACCCCATTCTACGATTCTAATACAATAAAGACATACGAAAACATCTTGAATGCACCACTAAAATTTCCATCGTATTTCAATGCTGACGTTCAGGACATTCTTGTCAAATTAATCAATAGAGATTTAAGTTCAAGACTGGGCAACTTACAAGGCGGTAGCGAAGACGTTAAAAATCACCCATGGTTCAGTGAGGTCGTATGGGATAAACTGCTTGCCAGATATATAGAGACACCCTATGAACCCCCAATCCACCAGGGACAAGGTGATACCTCACAATTCGAAAGATACCcggaagaagaaatcaattaCGGTATACAGGGAGAGGATCCATATTATGAACTTTTGCAGGATTTTTAA
- the KAFR0G00490 gene encoding uncharacterized protein (similar to Saccharomyces cerevisiae YJL163C; ancestral locus Anc_1.183), with amino-acid sequence MPGAISNSESSTDNLLSNSSTSTDFDYDDTDSEERELQRLREEARSQHRHLSLLLRPSLSVVSILVILFCLSEMLFVTPLISLSMSKVCQHLTTDEGNTCNPQEVQELLSDISSKNMIISGIVSTFMAGKWGQISDRYGRIHVFSWITLIRILGNLLHVFSVSSYVHFHIWFIIATTAIAAFSGGMFAMSGNVSSYITDIIDSGNRATSMSIVSSTMHATVGLAPFIGSMLIKANNGNEVTAIYAATISSAILILLCNFAVTEPRHKEALEISQMSFKKRQDKIKNKHIENLSDSFDLFTRFKHYVNYYTRQLLDLLAPLKKLWLKKSKSGSLIPRYNVLLMLVIDTSLLCAMAGMMPSLVLFTTYKYEWKAVELGYLISFGGLCNAIVLSLVSPYFFKYLKKTLPTLSHSVDKVDIIAMRLSLCFVLLSLIILIKFNDQPYAIFIFLIIRSLGSIGTPTAQASIIKYYIENTGQIFGAIALLHSLCTLITPPLMLKIYGDTVSFKPEYFIYVPTIAILGSLGLTFLLRIVDDESQTDQNMP; translated from the coding sequence ATGCCAGGAGCAATAAGTAATTCTGAGTCAAGTACAGATAATTTACTTTCCAATTCATCGACCTCCACTGATTTTGATTATGATGATACAGACTCAGAAGAGAGGGAGCTACAAAGACTTAGGGAAGAGGCTAGATCACAACACAGGCACTTGAGCCTTTTACTTAGACCAAGTCTTTCAGTTGTAAGCATTCTCGtcatattattttgtttatcAGAAATGCTATTCGTCACGCCTCTAATCAGCCTTTCGATGAGCAAAGTGTGTCAGCACTTGACTACAGATGAAGGTAATACCTGCAATCCCCAGGAGGTCCAGGAACTACTTTCTGATATATCTTCTAAGAATATGATTATTTCAGGTATAGTGAGTACCTTTATGGCCGGGAAATGGGGCCAAATATCTGACCGTTATGGCAGAATCCATGTTTTCTCGTGGATAACACTGATTAGAATACTAGGCAACCTGCTTCATGTATTTAGTGTTTCCTCATACGTCCATTTCCACATCTGGTTTATAATAGCCACGACAGCAATCGCTGCATTCAGTGGAGGGATGTTTGCTATGTCAGGTAATGTAAGTAGCTATATCACTGATATCATTGACTCTGGAAATCGAGCTACAAGTATGAGTATTGTTTCTAGTACCATGCATGCTACAGTTGGCCTGGCTCCCTTTATCGGCTCTATGCTCATCAAAGCCAATAACGGTAACGAAGTAACTGCAATTTATGCTGCCACTATCAGTAGTGCTATTCTCATTCTTCTGTGCAACTTTGCAGTCACTGAGCCGAGACATAAGGAAGCATTAGAAATATCACAAATGTCATTTAAAAAGAGAcaagataaaataaagaataaacatattgaaaacttaTCAGATTCATTTGATCTTTTTACAAGGTTCAAACATTATGTCAATTACTACACAAGACAGCTATTGGACCTTTTAGCCCCATTGAAGAAACTATGGCTTAAGAAAAGTAAGAGTGGTTCACTAATACCTCGTTATAATGTACTCTTAATGCTCGTAATTGATACTTCACTTTTATGCGCCATGGCAGGAATGATGCCCAGCTTGGTGCTCTTTACCACTTACAAATACGAATGGAAAGCGGTGGAACTGGGGTATCTCATATCATTTGGCGGGTTGTGTAATGCTATTGTCTTATCATTAGTATctccatatttttttaaatatttgaaaaagactTTACCAACCTTGTCACATTCAGTTGACAAAGTCGACATTATAGCTATGAGATTGTCACTTTGCTTCGTGCTTTTAAGTCTgataatactaataaaGTTTAACGATCAACCATATGCAATATTTATTTTCCTAATTATCAGATCACTGGGCTCAATAGGTACTCCGACGGCTCAGGCGTCAATAATCAAGTACTACATCGAGAATACAGGCCAAATATTCGGTGCAATTGCTCTTTTACATTCGCTTTGCACATTAATAACTCCACCTTTAATGTTGAAGATCTACGGTGACACAGTATCATTCAAACCGGAGTATTTTATATACGTTCCAACCATAGCAATTTTGGGCTCATTGGGTCTCACATTTCTACTGAGAATAGTGGACGACGAATCTCAAACCGACCAAAATATGCCTTGA
- the MCD4 gene encoding mannose-ethanolamine phosphotransferase MCD4 (similar to Saccharomyces cerevisiae MCD4 (YKL165C); ancestral locus Anc_1.184) translates to MSKSTRTVLLIVGVLFHVFYLWSIFDIYFVSPLVHGMRTYRSTETPPAKRLFLIVGDGLRADTTFEKVTHPVTGKTEYLAPFIRSLVLNNATYGVSHTRMPTESRPGHVAMIAGFYEDVSAVTKGWKENPVDFDSFFNQSRHTYSFGSPDILPMFKDGASDPNKVDAWMYGHEFEDFTQSSIELDAYVFRNLDELFYNSTIDATLDFEIKQEGNVFFLHLLGCDTAGHSYRPYSAEYYDNIKYIDEQLSILIPKVHDFFNDDDTAFIFTADHGMSAFGSHGDGHPNNTRTPLVAWGAGLNKPQINKVPIYDNYTESWNLSHIKRNDVKQADIASLMSYLIGTNYPVNSVGELPLAYIEGKETEKFQAFYNNARSILEQYLVKEREVIESQFFYKEYPKFTEKSHQIYLQEIHDLIDRISQGERDLEQAAINLTEELMTITLEGLHYLSTYNWLFVRTIVTFGFIGWILYSFTVFLKLFILEEKDEALQTSPANYFVFGTLGIFLNFVLYYQRSPFNFYMYLLFPLYLWSQILTNKIILQEGVTEFFKGISFVQRILVALTMISIYEGIVYGFFHRWIFTLIFTLLACYPIMCGHTNAIRNSLWIGTSVCISIFTLFDAVKIESLNQINAAGILIVLSSLYALYTLRKNINSYNFSLFMTQISLVVMMLFVTNKSAISLQLRQGLPRFYQIAGWIIFGTSLILMPLLHYLEPNNHYQVRLLVIYLTFAPAFIILTISFESLFYFLFTSYVVQWIEIEAVIKHSDKTTKENWLQLLRVSVIGFFLLQVAFFGTGNVASISSFSLDSVYRLLPIFDPFPMGALLVLKLVIPYVVLSTGLGILNLKLNIKDYTISSLIISTSDILSLNFFYLLKTEGSWLDIGVTISNYCLAILSSLFMLILEVVGHILLRNVTITSEVDEGKKKQ, encoded by the coding sequence ATGTCGAAGAGTACAAGAACTGTATTACTGATAGTAGGCGTTCTATTTCACGTTTTTTACTTATGGTCCATTTTCGATATTTACTTCGTGTCACCTTTGGTTCACGGTATGCGTACATATCGTAGTACCGAAACACCTCCAGCCAAGAGACTGTTCCTTATTGTAGGTGACGGTTTACGTGCTGATACTACATTCGAAAAGGTTACTCACCCTGTTACTGGGAAAACAGAGTATTTAGCTCCCTTCATTAGGTCACTCGTGTTGAACAATGCAACATATGGTGTCTCGCATACTAGAATGCCCACTGAATCTCGTCCAGGGCATGTGGCTATGATAGCTGGATTCTATGAAGATGTCAGTGCTGTAACTAAGGGCTGGAAGGAGAATCCAGTTGATTTTGACAGTTTCTTCAACCAATCCAGACATACATACTCTTTTGGTTCACCGGATATTCTACCTATGTTTAAAGACGGTGCGTCCGACCCAAATAAGGTTGATGCATGGATGTATGGTCATGAGTTCGAAGATTTCACTCAATCGTCTATTGAGTTGGATGCATATGTCTTCAGAAATCtagatgaattattttacAATTCAACCATAGATGCTACTTtggattttgaaattaaacaAGAAGGAAACGTATTTTTCCTACATTTATTAGGGTGCGACACTGCCGGCCATTCATATAGACCATACTCTGCAGAATATTACGATAACATTAAATACATTGATGAACAGCTTTCTATCTTAATTCCAAAAGTTCatgactttttcaatgatgacGACACCGCCTTCATATTTACAGCTGACCATGGAATGAGTGCCTTCGGTTCACACGGAGATGGCCATCCAAATAACACACGAACACCGCTGGTTGCTTGGGGTGCTGGCTTGAACAAACCTCAGATTAATAAAGTACCAATCTACGACAATTACACTGAATCATGGAATCTTTCTCACATTAAAAGAAACGATGTCAAACAAGCTGATATTGCTTCGTTAATGTCATACCTCATAGGTACCAACTATCCAGTGAATTCTGTAGGTGAACTACCATTGGCTTATATCGAGGGTAAAGAGACAGAAAAATTCCAAGCTTTCTATAATAACGCTAGAAGTATTTTAGAACAATATTTGGTTAAAGAGAGGGAAGTTATTGAgtctcaatttttttacaaGGAATATCCAAAATTTACTGAAAAGTCACATCAAATCTACCTCCAAGAAATACATGATTTAATTGATAGAATTTCTCAAGGAGAACGTGATCTTGAACAAGCTGCTATCAACTTGACTGAAGAATTAATGACCATAACACTAGAAGGGCTGCATTACTTATCTACCTACAACTGGCTGTTTGTGAGAACCATAGTTACATTCGGGTTCATTGGCTGGATTCTCTATTCTTTTACGGTATTCTTAAAACTATTCATATTAGAAGAGAAGGATGAAGCCTTACAGACTTCTCCAGCAAATTACTTCGTTTTCGGAACTTTAGGCatctttttgaattttgtgTTATATTATCAGCGCTCTCCATTCAATTTCTACATGTATTTACTATTTCCTTTATATCTGTGGAGTCAAATTCTTACAAATAAGATTATTTTACAAGAAGGTGTCacagaatttttcaaaggaatTTCATTTGTCCAACGAATTCTGGTTGCGCTTACTATGATATCAATATACGAAGGTATTGTTTATGGTTTCTTCCATCGTTGGATATTTACTTTAATTTTCACTTTATTGGCTTGTTATCCAATAATGTGCGGTCATACAAATGCTATTAGAAACTCTTTATGGATTGGCACCAGTGTTTgtatatcaatttttacTCTATTCGATGCTGTCAAAATAGAAAGTTTAAATCAGATAAATGCTGCCGGTATCTTGATTGTTCTGAGCTCATTATATGCTTTATACACTTTGCGCAAGAACATCAATAGCTATAACTTTTCACTGTTCATGACACAAATATCCTTAGTAGTCATGATGCTTTTCGTTACAAATAAATCAGCAATTTCCTTACAGCTCAGACAAGGTCTTCCAcgtttttatcaaatagCCGGTTGGATTATATTTGGTACTTCTTTAATATTGATGCCACTGCTACATTATCTAGAACCTAATAATCATTATCAGGTAAGACTGTTGGTGATTTATCTAACTTTTGCACCAGCTTTCATCATTCTCACTATCTCGTTTGAATCTCTATTCTATTTCCTATTCACTTCCTACGTGGTCCAATGGATTGAAATAGAGGCTGTAATCAAACACTCCGATAAAACCACTAAGGAAAACTGGCTGCAGCTACTGAGGGTGTCTGTCATTGGCTTCTTTTTATTACAAGTCGCATTTTTCGGTACAGGTAACGTTGCATCCATTTCATCATTCTCCCTAGATTCAGTTTATAGACTGcttccaatttttgatcCATTCCCAATGGGTGCTTTACTTGTATTGAAACTTGTTATTCCATACGTGGTCTTATCTACCGGCCTAGGtatcttgaatttgaaactaAACATTAAGGATTACACTATCTCATCATTAATCATTTCCACAAgtgatattttatcattgaatttcttctatttgTTGAAAACGGAGGGTTCTTGGTTAGATATTGGTGTGACCATCTCAAATTACTGTTTAGCCATTCTATCCTCCTTATTTATGTTGATATTAGAAGTGGTAGGCCATATTTTACTAAGAAATGTCACTATCACAAGTGAAGTTGATGAaggaaagaagaagcaatga
- the PIR1 gene encoding beta-1,3-glucan linked protein (similar to Saccharomyces cerevisiae YJL160C and PIR1 (YKL164C); ancestral locus Anc_1.187) has translation MQYKKTLATAALTASAYAAYVPSEPWSTLTPTATYSNGITDYASSFGIAVNPISTSAASVAKRDAISQIGDGQIQAATKTTTTLKTTAAAVSQIGDGQIQATTTTKKTTAAAVSQIGDGQIQATTTTKKTTAAAVSQIGDGQIQATTTTKKTTAAAVSQIGDGQIQATTTTTKSTAAAVSQIGDGQIQATTKTTASDASQVQATSSAAASEAASTDSDDPVNAVSCKTSGTLAMSLDGSILTDAKGRVGSIVANRQFQFDGPPPQAGAIYAAGWSITPEGNLAIGDNDVFYQCLSGSFYNLYDESIGAQCSPVHLEVIDLIDC, from the coding sequence ATGCAATACAAAAAGACTTTAGCCACCGCTGCTTTAACAGCATCTGCATACGCTGCCTACGTTCCAAGCGAGCCATGGTCCACTTTAACACCAACCGCTACATACAGTAACGGTATTACCGACTACGCTTCTAGTTTCGGTATCGCCGTCAACCCAATTAGCACAAGCGCTGCTTCCGTTGCTAAGAGAGATGCTATTTCTCAAATTGGCGATGGCCAAATTCAAGCTGCTACTAAGACTACAACCACTTTGAAGACTACTGCTGCTGCTGTCTCTCAAATTGGTGATGGTCAAATTCAAgctactactactacaAAGAAGACCACTGCTGCTGCTGTCTCCCAAATCGGTGACGGCCAAATTCAAGCTACTACTACCACAAAGAAGACCACCGCTGCTGCTGTCTCCCAAATTGGTGATGGCCAAATTCAAGCTACTACTACCACAAAGAAGACCACCGCTGCTGCTGTTTCTCAAATCGGTGACGGTCAAATCCAAGCTACTACTACCACTACTAAGAGCACTGCCGCTGCCGTCTCTCAAATTGGTGATGGTCAAATCCAAGCTACTACCAAGACCACTGCTTCTGATGCTTCCCAAGTCCAAGCAACTAGCAGTGCTGCTGCCTCTGAAGCCGCTTCCACAGACTCAGATGATCCAGTTAACGCTGTCTCCTGTAAGACCTCAGGCACTCTAGCCATGTCTTTAGACGGAAGTATCTTAACCGACGCCAAGGGTAGAGTCGGTTCTATCGTTGCCAACAGACAATTCCAATTCGATGGTCCACCACCACAAGCCGGTGCCATCTACGCTGCTGGTTGGTCTATCACCCCAGAAGGTAACTTAGCTATTGGTGACAACGATGTCTTCTACCAATGTCTATCTGGTAGCTTCTACAACTTATATGATGAAAGTATTGGTGCTCAATGTTCTCCAGTCCACTTAGAAGTCATCGACTTAATCGACTGCTAA
- the KAFR0G00520 gene encoding uncharacterized protein (similar to Saccharomyces cerevisiae HSP150 (YJL159W) and PIR3 (YKL163W); ancestral locus Anc_1.188), which translates to MQYKKAILTTAVATTAYAAYAPSEPWSTLTPTATYSNGVTDYASSFGIAVNPISTSAASVAKRDAISQIGDGQIQAATKTTTTLKTTAAAVSQIGDGQIQATTTTKKTTAAAVSQIGDGQIQATTTTKKTTAAAVSQIGDGQIQATTKITAAAASQINDGQVQATNSAAASQENDSETASTDSDDPVTAVSCKTSDTLAMSLDGSILTDAKGRIGSIVANRQFQFDGPPPQAGAIYAAGWSITPEGNLAIGDNDVFYQCLSGTFYNLYDESIGAQCSPVHLEVIDLIDC; encoded by the coding sequence ATGCAATACAAGAAAGCCATTTTAACAACCGCTGTAGCTACCACAGCTTACGCTGCCTATGCTCCAAGTGAGCCATGGTCCACTTTAACACCAACCGCTACATACAGTAACGGTGTTACCGACTACGCTTCTAGTTTCGGTATCGCCGTCAACCCAATTAGCACAAGCGCTGCTTCCGTTGCTAAGAGAGATGCTATTTCTCAAATTGGCGATGGCCAAATTCAAGCTGCTACTAAGACTACAACCACTTTGAAGACTACTGCTGCTGCTGTCTCTCAAATTGGTGATGGTCAAATTCAAGCTACTACTACCACAAAGAAGACCACTGCTGCTGCTGTCTCCCAAATCGGTGATGGTCAAATTCAAGCTACTACTACCACAAAGAAGACCACTGCTGCTGCCGTCTCTCAAATTGGTGACGGTCAAATCCAAGCTACTACCAAGATTACTGCCGCCGCTGCTTCTCAAATCAATGACGGTCAGGTCCAAGCAACCAACAGTGCTGCTGCCTCTCAAGAAAATGACAGTGAAACTGCTTCTACAGACTCAGATGATCCAGTTACTGCTGTTTCCTGCAAGACTTCAGACACATTAGCCATGTCTTTAGACGGAAGTATCTTAACTGATGCCAAGGGCAGAATCGGTTCTATCGTTGCCAACAGACAATTCCAATTCGATGGTCCACCACCACAAGCCGGTGCCATCTACGCTGCTGGTTGGTCTATCACCCCAGAAGGTAACTTAGCTATTGGTGACAACGACGTCTTCTATCAATGTCTATCCGGTACCTTCTACAACTTATATGATGAAAGTATTGGTGCTCAATGTTCTCCAGTCCATTTAGAAGTCATCGACCTAATCGACTGTTAA
- the KAFR0G00530 gene encoding uncharacterized protein (similar to Saccharomyces cerevisiae CIS3 (YJL158C); ancestral locus Anc_1.189) has protein sequence MQFKSFAVASLATVASVVSATGYTVGDDWTTLKPNTTYACGYTNYTTAFGIAIQTIATSSSISSSAKATSTTSSTSTLKPSSSSSTASTCTTAATFTPNAVSCSASGTLELTLEDGILTDAKGRIGSIVANRQFQFDGPPPQAGAIYAAGWSITPEGNLAIGDNDVFYQCLSGTFYNLYDESIGAQCSPVHLEAVELTTC, from the coding sequence atgcaGTTCAAATCATTCGCCGTCGCTTCTTTAGCTACCGTCGCATCTGTCGTCTCTGCCACAGGTTACACTGTTGGTGATGACTGGACCACTTTAAAGCCAAACACCACATATGCTTGCGGTTACACTAACTACACCACTGCTTTCGGTATTGCCATCCAAACCATTGctacttcttcttctatttcttcttctgccAAGGCTACCTCCACCACTTCCTCCACTTCTACTTTGAAGCcatcctcttcttcttctaccGCTAGTACCTGTACTACTGCCGCCACTTTTACTCCAAACGCTGTTTCCTGTAGCGCCAGTGGTACTTTAGAATTAACCCTAGAAGACGGTATCTTAACTGATGCCAAGGGCAGAATCGGTTCTATCGTTGCCAACAGACAATTCCAATTCGATGGTCCACCACCACAAGCCGGTGCCATCTACGCTGCTGGTTGGTCTATCACCCCAGAAGGTAACTTAGCTATTGGTGACAACGATGTCTTCTATCAATGTCTATCCGGTACCTTCTACAACTTGTATGATGAAAGCATCGGTGCTCAATGTTCTCCAGTCCACTTAGAAGCGGTAGAATTAACTACTTGTTAA